In Felis catus isolate Fca126 chromosome E1, F.catus_Fca126_mat1.0, whole genome shotgun sequence, the following proteins share a genomic window:
- the AANAT gene encoding serotonin N-acetyltransferase, translating to MSTQSTYPLEPEASQLQPETPKAPGHQRRHTLPANEFRCLTPEDAASVFEIEREAFISVLGICPLYLEEIKHFLTLCPELSMGWFQEGRLVAFIIGSLWDQERLTQESMTLHRPGGHTAHLRALAVHHTFRGQGKGSILMWRFLHHLGRQPAVRRAVLMCEDALVPFYQKFGFRLVGPCAITLGSLTFNELQRSMWDHASRRRNSGS from the exons ATGTCCACACAGAGCACGTACCCGCTGGAGCCCGAGGCCTCACAGCTGCAGCCGGAGACCCCAAAGGCCCCAGGCCACCAGCGGCGTCATACGCTTCCCGCCAACGAGTTCCGCTGCCTCACCCCGGAGGATGCTGCCAGCGTGTTTGAGATTGAGCGTGAAG CCTTCATCTCTGTCCTGGGCATCTGCCCCTTGTATCTGGAGGAGATCAAGCACTTTCTGACCCTGTGTCCAGAGCTGTCCATGGGCTGGTTCCAGGAGGGCCGCCTTGTGGCTTTCATCATCGGCTCGCTTTGGGACCAGGAGAGACTCACTCAG GAGTCGATGACGCTGCACCGGCCCGGGGGCCACACCGCCCACCTACGCGCCCTGGCCGTGCACCACACTTTCCGGGGACAAGGCAAGGGCTCCATCCTGATGTGGCGGTTCCTGCACCACCTGGGGAGGCAGCCAGCAGTGCGCCGGGCCGTGCTCATGTGTGAGGATGCGCTGGTGCCCTTCTACCAGAAATTCGGCTTCCGCCTCGTGGGCCCATGCGCCATCACCCTGGGCTCGCTCACCTTCAATGAGCTGCAGCGCTCCATGTGGGACCATGCCTCCCGGCGTAGGAACAGCGGCTCCTGA
- the RHBDF2 gene encoding inactive rhomboid protein 2, with protein MASADKNGESVSSVSSSRLQSRKPPNLSITIPPPETVAPGEQASMLPQRPRNPAYVKSVSLQEPRGRWQEGSSEKRPGFRRQASLSQSIRKGTAQWFGVSGDWEVKRQHWQRRSLHHCSVRYGRLKASCQRDLELPSQEVPSFQGTESPKPCKMPKIVDPLARGRAFRHPDEVDRPHAPHPPLTPGVLSLTSFTSVRSGYSHLPRRKRMSVAHMSFQAAAALLKGRSVLDATGQRCRVIKRSFAYPSFLEEDVVDGADTFDSSFFSKEEMSSMPDDVFESPPLSASYFRGIPRSASPVSPDGVQVPLKDSGRAPAAPGARRSRRLASTVKHFAFDRKRRHYGLGVVGNWLNRSYRRSISSTVQRQLESFDSHRPYFTYWLTFVHIIITLLVICTYGIAPVGFAQHVTTQLVLRNKGVYESVKYIQQENFWIGPSSIDLIHLGAKFSPCIRKDQQIDQLVLRERDLERDSGCCVQNDHSGCIQTQRKDCSETLATFVKWQDDTGPPMDKSDLGQRRTSGAVCHQDPRTCEEPASSGAHIWPDDITKWPICTEQAKSNRTGFLHMDCQIKGRPCCIGTKGSCEITTREYCEFMHGYFHEEATLCSQVHCLDKVCGLLPFLNPEVPDQFYRLWLSLFLHAGVVHCFVSVVFQMTILRDLEKLAGWHRIAIIFILSGITGNLASALFLPYRAEVGPAGSQFGLLACLFVELFQSWQLLERPWKAFLNLSAIVLFLFVCGLLPWIDNIAHIFGFLSGLLLAFAFLPYITFGTSDKYRKRALILVSLLVFAGLFASLVIWLYVYPVHWPWIEYLTCFPFTSRFCEKYELDQVLH; from the exons ATGGCCTCCGCTGACAAGAATGGCGAGAGCGTCTCCTCCGTGTCCAGCAGCCGCCTGCAGAGCCGGAAGCCGCCCAATCTGTCCATCACCATCCCTCCACCCGAGACCGTGGCCCCTGGCGAGCAGGCCAGCATGCTGCCCCAG AGGCCCAGGAACCCAGCCTACGTGAAGAGTGTCAGCCTCCAGGAGCCACGGGGACGATGGCAGGAGGGCAGCTCAGAGAAGCGCCCAGGCTTCCGCCGCCAGGCCTCCCTGTCCCAGAGCATTCGAAA GGGCACAGCCCAGTGGTTCGGGGTCAGCGGCGACTGGGAGGTGAAGCGGCAGCATTGGCAACGCAGGAGCCTGCACCACTGCAGCGTGCGCTACGGCCGCCTCAAGGCCTCGTGCCAGCGGGACCTGGAGCTCCCCAGCCAGGAGGTGCCGTCCTTCCAGGGCACCGAGTCTCCAAAACCCTGCAAGATGCCCAAG aTTGTGGATCCACTGGCCCGAGGACGGGCGTTCCGCCACCCGGACGAGGTGGACAGGCCCCATGCCCCACACCCGCCCCTGACCCCCGGCGTCCTGTCCCTCACATCCTTCACCAGCGTCCGCTCTGGCTACTCCCACCTGCCCCGCCGCAAGAGGATGTCTGTGGCCCACATGAGCTTTCAGGCTGCCGCCGCCCTCCTCAAG GGGCGCTCCGTGCTGGATGCCACGGGACAGCGGTGCCGGGTGATCAAACGCAGCTTTGCCTACcccagcttcctggaggaggacgTGGTCGACGGGGCAGACACGTTTGACTCCTCATTTTTTAGTAAG gaagaAATGAGCTCCATGCCCGACGATGTGTTTGagtctcccccgctctctgccaGCTACTTCCGGGGGATCCCACGCTCGGCCTCCCCGGTCTCCCCCGATGGCGTGCAGGTCCCTCT GAAGGACTCCGGCCGAGCCCCGGCGGCGCCCGGGGCCAGGCGCAGCAGGCGCCTCGCCTCCACGGTGAAGCACTTTGCCTTTGACCGCAAGAGGCGGCACTACGGCCTGGGCGTGGTGGGCAACTGGCTGAACCGTAGCTACCGCCGCAGCATCAGCAGCACCGTGCAGCGCCAGCTGGAGAGCTTCGACAGCCACCG GCCCTACTTCACCTACTGGCTGACCTTCGTCCACATCATCATCACGCTGCTGGTGATCTGCACGTATGGCATTGCACCCGTGGGCTTTGCCCAGCACGTCACCACCCAGCTG gtGCTCAGGAACAAAGGTGTGTATGAGAGCGTGAAGTACATCCAGCAGGAGAACTTCTGGATCGGCCCCAGCTCG atCGATTTGATCCACCTGGGAGCCAAGTTCTCGCCCTGCATCCGGAAGGACCAGCAGATCGACCAGCTGGTGCTTCGGGAGCGAGACCTTGAGCGGGACTCAGGCTGCTGTGTCCAGAACGACCACTCGGGCTGCATCCAGACCCAGCGGAAAGACTGCTCG gAGACTTTGGCCACTTTTGTCAAGTGGCAGGATGACACGGGCCCCCCCATGGACAAGTCTGATCTGGGCCAGAGGCGGACATCGGGGGCAGTGTGCCATCAGGACCCCAG AACCTGTGAGGAGCCAGCCTCTAGCGGCGCCCACATCTGGCCCGACGACATCACCAAGTGGCCA ATCTGCACGGAGCAGGCCAAGAGTAACCGCACGGGCTTCCTGCACATGGACTGCCAGATCAAGGGCCGCCCGTGCTGCATCGGCACCAAGGGCAG ctgtgagatcaccaccCGGGAATACTGTGAATTCATGCACGGCTATTTCCACGAAGAGGCAACACTCTGCTCCCAG GTGCACTGCTTGGACAAGGTGTGTGGGCTGCTGCCCTTCCTCAACCCCGAGGTCCCAGATCAGTTCTACAGGCTCTGgctgtctctgttcctccacgCTGG tgtggTGCACTGCTTCGTGTCTGTGGTCTTCCAAATGACCATCCTGCGGGACCTGGAGAAGCTGGCCGGCTGGCACCGCATCGCCATCATCTTCATCCTCAGCGGCATCACCGGCAACCTCGCCAGTGCCCTCTTCCTCCCTTACCGGGCGGAG gtGGGCCCGGCCGGGTCGCAGTTCGGCCTCCTCGCCTGCCTCTTCGTGGAGCTCTTCCAGAGCTGGCAGCTGCTGGAGCGGCCCTGGAAGGCCTTCCTCAACCTGTCGGCCATCGTACTCTTCCTGTTCGTCTGCGGCCTCCTGCCCTGGATCGACAACATCGCCCACATCTTCGGCTTCCTCAGCGGCCTGCTGCTGGCCTTCGCCTTCCTGCCCTACATCACCTTCGGCACCAGCGACAAGTACCGCAAGAGGGCCCTCATCCTGGTCTCGCTGCTGGTCTTCGCCGGCCTCTTCGCCTCTCTGGTCATCTGGCTCTACGTCTACCCCGTGCACTGGCCCTGGATCGAGTACCTCACCTGCTTCCCCTTCACCAGCCGCTTCTGCGAGAAGTACGAGCTGGACCAGGTGCTGCACTGA